In a genomic window of Pelecanus crispus isolate bPelCri1 chromosome 1, bPelCri1.pri, whole genome shotgun sequence:
- the LOC104026625 gene encoding uncharacterized protein LOC104026625, whose protein sequence is MLLPLLCWAEICLLLFCEGCQLEDPVMGLKEAVKSDRIIAAALGGEANFYCNFSLSMDVLQVTWQKRNGSSFQNIATYSPNHGPRLIGSFQKKARFIRANLKASAITLHNLTFEDESYYRCIFNVFPHGSFSKDICLNIQSVQKSIIIMAVLIAVVFLTILIHCVMKLINRKTKKPKRLSAPRTPAKEEGLHQDLSKKGMSLHTPKDQHVVYQNEERTPDSSLHKRVPDRKRNLRGKMNCRCLFSEEAENLNSNVHGMFERRLARLCIKETGCTPMKEDRETTAGGESK, encoded by the exons ATGCTTTTACCCCTGCTTTGCTGGGCTGAAAtctgcctgctgctgttctgtgaaGGCTGCCAGCTGGAGGACCCAGTGATGG GTTTGAAGGAAGCTGTGAAATCTGATAGAATTATTGCAGCAGCTCTTGGTGGAGAGGCAAATTTCTATTGCAACTTCTCGCTCTCGATGGATGTTTTGCAAGTCACCTGGCAGAAGAGAAATGGGTCTTCCTTCCAGAACATAGCCACCTACAGCCCAAACCATGGGCCGAGGCTGATAGGGTCATTTCAGAAGAAGGCACGTTTCATTAGAGCAAACCTGAAGGCCTCAGCTATCACACTCCACAATCTCACATTCGAGGATGAGTCCTATTACAGATGCATTTTCAACGTGTTTCCTCATGGCTCTTTCAGCAAAGATATATGCCTCAACATCCAAA GTGTTCAGAAGAGCATAATCATCATGGCGGTCTTAATAGCTGTGGTGTTCTTAACAATCTTGATACATTGTGTCATGAAACTaatcaacagaaaaacaaaaaa accgAAAAGACTTAGTGCACCCAGAACGCCTGCAAAGGAGGAAGGCTTACACCAAGACCTAAGCAAGAAAGGCATGAGCCTCCACACACCGAAGGACCAGCACGTTGTTTATCAAAATGAG GAGCGGACACCAGACTCCTCACTTCACAAAAGGGTACCAGATCGGAAGAGAAACCTGAGAGGTAAAATGAATTGCAGGTGCTTGTTttcagaggaagcagagaaCCTGAACAGCAATGTCCATGGCATGTTTGAGAGGCGGCTTGCTAGGTTATGCATCAAGGAGACCGGCTGCACACCCATGAAGGAGGACAGAGAGACAACAGCAGGTGGGGAGTCCAAATAA